ACTTCTTGAAAAACAAGGTGACCAACTTGTAAGAGTCGACTTAcatctttcatttttatacCAATAAGAAAGCCGTTTGTCAGTGTagaaattttaaaagaaaagtttcttgtttttaaaTCTTCAATAAACTGCCGAGCATTGAGTTGAAATAATATACGCCGTGGAATATGACCTTTATGCCCTGCATGGATCACTTTTCCGTTTAAAAGTTCTTCCCTTTGACTTTTCTGAACATAACCTGCTGCTACGAGGTCATCTATATAATTCAACAGTTGCAATGTAAAATATCGGCGAGGTAAAGAACGTTGTATTGCAAGGATCACGCTCTTGGGATTCATGCACAAGGTAAAATCAATGTATAAATATGAAGGTATTTTATCCCTAATCCCAAGTCGATTCCACAAAACAGGAGACACAGCAGCTAGACTATCGTTTTTAGACATAAGAAAAATTCTTGTTAGCAATTCATAAGGTAAACGCTCAAACAATGTCAGTTTTCTggttatttttctttgtataaTACTTATTCCTTGTTTTcgtattttatttttggtcTCATCAAATCTATTAGAGCGTTTACGCTTTTTCTCAACTAGCGACATTGTGGACGTTCATAGAGGAAGAACGAAGTGTGAGCATATATTGAAGTACTAATTAAGACATGTATGCCTGTATCTCTACattctataaaaaaaacagaagcTCCATTCACATGCTctgaatttcaaaaaatttcagaACACTACGTTTGTTCCTTGAAATTGTCTCTAACCCGTTATGAATGCTCGCTGGGAAACCAGTACAACAAAATTTGACCAAAAAACTATCGATTATTTCAAAGtaaatattattattattgaacataaatgaaaaacaaaaatcttGTTAAATATACACATGCATAAatagtaaagaaaaaccaatgTACACTGTCGGCTTCTTCCTgattcataaaaacaagcaacTTACCAAACCCATTTCAATTCGCCCTTTTCTAAataaattccttttcttcttcttcaacacTCAATGTCGTTGCTTTTGATTCGTGGTTTTTAAATCGAAGCATACTTAGCTTTaccctttttattttactagCAGTGGAGGATATATCGACGGAATTGACAAACGGTAAATCATTGCATTCCGAAGAAAACCGCTGTATGGGAGAATAATTGTAATGTTTACGCACAGTACCGGTAGGAATTTCTCTTCGTGAAGATGGGGATGGAGAAAAAGACAAGGTTTTGTCGTCCTTACTTTTCTCTGCAAGCGTTGCTATTGAATCCACGACTTTTGATCGTCCTGTAGTTTGCGATAAAGTTTTAGAGTAGGTTGTATTAGGATCAGTAAAATTTGGAGAAGTAGCCTTATCTAGCGATTTGCTTTGTACAGGGGAAACAAACTTTCCTGCATTAGGAAATGATGGTGCCGAAAACGATTTGTCTGTAGTTTTTCGTGTGGTTGGTAATGTTAATGAAGAGAAATCTTTCGACGAAGTCTCAACTTTTTCCTTACCTTTTGAATCATTAAACCGCTTTGAGTATTTTCCATAAACGAGCATTCCCGTTCGAAGAGAGGGTCCTGAAGGTTTTGTCAAAGCAGAATGCAACTGAGTAACCGGCTTCACTAAAGAATTCCCATATTTTGGAGCAGAATTAGGCGAGTTATACCGATCCATGGTATCCGAAATTGGAACATCATTTGTAAGATTTGgctttgaaacaaaagaagggGGTCGAAAAGTTGCGGGCTTAAATGTCTTATTATTTGGCAAAGTAATAGGGGAAACTgcttcattgttttttaagTTCATGGTTTTAGTGCTTGgatcttcttcattgtcGCTTTCTAAAAATTCTGGAGAGTTTGGTATTTCAGGATCTGTACTTTCAGGTAAACTCGGTTGAGCAGCCAACATTGATGTACTTTGCATGGCTCGCTCGTAAAGATTTTTAGAAGGATCCGTAATTGTAACATTACTAAAATTACTTCGTTTTCCAACCGGTCTTCGTAA
The nucleotide sequence above comes from Schizosaccharomyces osmophilus chromosome 3, complete sequence. Encoded proteins:
- a CDS encoding Schizosaccharomyces specific protein; the encoded protein is MSLVEKKRKRSNRFDETKNKIRKQGISIIQRKITRKLTLFERLPYELLTRIFLMSKNDSLAAVSPVLWNRLGIRDKIPSYLYIDFTLCMNPKSVILAIQRSLPRRYFTLQLLNYIDDLVAAGYVQKSQREELLNGKVIHAGHKGHIPRRILFQLNARQFIEDLKTRNFSFKISTLTNGFLIGIKMKDVSRLLQVGHLVFQEVLHKEENDVETVFQPAFEQCIIKDSVDLLDIVYGFWFNLAQMRWTKFRIDGFLAQSLEFAVSRKATNSVHYLIGKGAIPQLATLLKFQ